A DNA window from Helianthus annuus cultivar XRQ/B chromosome 15, HanXRQr2.0-SUNRISE, whole genome shotgun sequence contains the following coding sequences:
- the LOC110911281 gene encoding probable xyloglucan endotransglucosylase/hydrolase protein 6, with amino-acid sequence MEHLISNKSVLLLLIVTTSLLVDARPATFLQDFRITWSDSHIRQLDGGRTIQLILDRNSGCGFASKSKYLFGRVSMKIKLIPGDSAGTVTAFYMNSDTDQVRDELDFEFLGNRTGQPYSVQTNVYAHGKGDREQRVNLWFDPAADYHTYSIMWNHHHVVFSVDQIPIRVYKNNEAKGVPFPKFQPMGVYSTLWEADDWATRGGLEKINWSKAPFYAYYKDFDIEGCPVPGPSTCASNPSNWWEGSRFQQLDPVAASRYQWVRANHMVYDYCTDKHRYPNTPPECVA; translated from the exons ATGGAACATCTAATATCTAATAAGAGTGTTCTCCTTTTGCTAATCGTGACTACCTCATTGTTAGTTGATGCCCGACCCGCTACCTTCCTCCAGGATTTTCGTATTACATGGTCCGATTCGCACATCAGACAACTTGATGGTGGCAGGACCATTCAGCTTATTCTCGACCGAAACTCTG GATGCGGATTTGCTTCGAAAAGCAAATACTTATTTGGACGTGTGAGCATGAAGATTAAGCTTATTCCTGGAGACTCTGCGGGCACGGTTACTGCTTTCTAT ATGAATTCGGATACAGATCAAGTGCGCGATGAGCTGGATTTTGAGTTCTTGGGAAACCGAACCGGGCAACCGTACTCGGTCCAAACCAACGTATATGCTCATGGAAAAGGTGATAGAGAACAAAGGGTTAACCTTTGGTTCGACCCTGCTGCTGACTACCACACTTACTCCATTATGTGGAACCATCACCATGTTGT GTTTTCTGTGGATCAAATCCCTATAAGGGTATACAAGAACAATGAAGCTAAAGGGGTCCCATTCCCCAAATTTCAGCCAATGGGAGTCTACTCAACATTATGGGAAGCAGATGATTGGGCAACAAGAGGTGGGCTAGAAAAAATTAATTGGAGCAAAGCACCATTTTATGCATATTACAAGGACTTTGACATTGAGGGTTGTCCAGTCCCTGGTCCCAGTACCTGTGCTTCTAACCCTTCCAACTGGTGGGAGGGATCTAGATTCCAACAGCTTGATCCAGTCGCGGCCAGTCGTTACCAATGGGTCCGTGCGAACCATATGGTCTATGATTATTGCACCGATAAACACCGATACCCCAACACTCCACCGGAATGTGTAGCCTGa